One Burkholderia pyrrocinia DNA segment encodes these proteins:
- a CDS encoding porin, whose protein sequence is MKHKKVAVTAALACAACIPAVGHAQSSVTLYGILDAGITYVNNTGGSHVVKFDDGVSYGNRFGLKGTEDLGGGLKAVFTLESGFHLGNGQLGFGGAEFGRQAYVGLQNDWGTLSFGNQLDITNELVSIYNISAWGSGYAIHQGDFDRFNGDRLPNSVKFLSNDLSGFKFGAMYSFGNVAGNFHRNSAWSAGASFTKGDFSIGAAYTRLNNPNGIYAFDPYAMIGTHTFLGQQTVTVDPATGARTDLFANTPMNVDSQGTFGIGSSYTIGKLTLDANFSYTTIKGFGQSSHMQVYEGGGLYQFTPALSLIAGYQHTRFEGHHWNQGTAGLHYLLSKRTDVYISGDYLRASQGVDAVVGYSFTPSTTQTQADVRIGMRHSF, encoded by the coding sequence ATGAAGCACAAGAAAGTTGCCGTAACCGCCGCGCTTGCATGCGCGGCCTGCATTCCCGCCGTCGGGCATGCCCAGAGCAGCGTGACGCTGTACGGGATTCTCGACGCGGGCATCACGTATGTGAACAACACCGGCGGCTCGCACGTGGTCAAGTTCGACGACGGCGTCTCATACGGGAACCGCTTCGGCCTGAAGGGCACGGAAGACCTGGGCGGCGGCCTGAAGGCCGTGTTCACCCTCGAGAGCGGCTTCCACCTCGGCAACGGGCAGCTCGGCTTCGGCGGCGCGGAGTTCGGCCGGCAGGCGTATGTCGGCCTGCAGAACGACTGGGGCACGCTGTCGTTCGGCAACCAGCTCGACATCACGAACGAACTCGTGTCGATCTACAACATCTCGGCGTGGGGCAGCGGTTATGCGATCCACCAGGGCGACTTCGACCGCTTCAACGGCGACCGCCTGCCGAATTCGGTGAAATTCCTGTCGAACGACCTCAGCGGCTTCAAGTTCGGCGCGATGTACTCGTTCGGCAACGTCGCGGGCAACTTCCATCGCAACAGCGCATGGAGCGCGGGTGCGAGCTTCACGAAGGGCGACTTCTCGATCGGCGCCGCGTACACGCGCCTGAACAACCCGAACGGCATCTACGCGTTCGACCCGTACGCGATGATCGGCACGCACACGTTCCTCGGCCAGCAGACCGTCACCGTCGATCCGGCGACCGGCGCGCGCACCGACCTGTTCGCGAACACGCCGATGAACGTCGACAGTCAAGGCACGTTCGGCATCGGCTCGAGCTACACGATCGGCAAGCTGACGCTCGACGCCAACTTCTCGTACACGACGATCAAGGGTTTCGGCCAGTCGTCGCACATGCAGGTGTATGAAGGCGGCGGCCTGTACCAGTTCACGCCGGCGCTGAGCCTGATCGCGGGCTACCAGCACACGCGCTTCGAAGGCCATCACTGGAACCAGGGCACGGCGGGCCTGCACTACCTGCTGTCGAAGCGCACCGACGTGTATATCTCCGGCGATTACCTGCGCGCGTCGCAAGGCGTGGATGCGGTGGTCGGCTACAGCTTCACGCCGTCGACGACGCAGACGCAGGCCGACGTGCGGATCGGGATGCGGCATTCGTTCTGA